In a single window of the Rhodopirellula bahusiensis genome:
- the fabD gene encoding ACP S-malonyltransferase: MSLDAAKPAILFPGQGAQTPGMGTWLCAEYSIANELFGEAADVLGYDLKSLCADGPAEKLNETVHSQPALFVVGIAAARVHDDLNPELAKKIVAAAGLSLGEYTAVCYAGGVSFADGLKLVQKRGEAMQACADATESGMASVLGLDLEKLTAVCEECRSGDEILQPANLLCPGNIAVSGHRSALERLEPVASAAGAMKVVPLSVAGAFHTPIMDGAVEQLTRALEEVELSDTRIPVYSNVDAKPHTSADEIRQLLARQVVNPVRWDDSINAMLGDGIDGFLEAGTGRVLRGTIKRIARKTPTDGFGDQP; this comes from the coding sequence GTGAGTCTTGACGCAGCGAAACCAGCGATCCTGTTTCCCGGCCAAGGTGCTCAGACGCCCGGCATGGGAACATGGTTGTGCGCGGAATATTCCATCGCCAACGAATTGTTCGGTGAAGCCGCCGACGTCCTGGGATACGACCTGAAATCCCTTTGTGCGGATGGGCCTGCTGAAAAGCTGAACGAGACCGTTCATAGCCAACCGGCATTGTTCGTCGTCGGAATCGCGGCTGCTCGAGTCCATGACGACTTGAATCCAGAGCTGGCGAAGAAGATTGTCGCCGCCGCGGGACTCAGCTTGGGCGAGTACACCGCTGTTTGCTACGCCGGTGGAGTCTCCTTCGCCGATGGTCTGAAGCTGGTTCAAAAGCGAGGCGAGGCCATGCAGGCTTGTGCTGACGCGACCGAATCTGGCATGGCCAGCGTGCTGGGTCTGGATCTTGAGAAACTGACCGCAGTTTGCGAAGAGTGCCGAAGCGGCGACGAAATCCTGCAACCGGCCAATCTTCTCTGCCCTGGCAATATCGCCGTCTCCGGACATCGATCAGCCTTGGAACGACTCGAACCAGTCGCTTCCGCCGCGGGTGCGATGAAGGTCGTGCCACTCAGCGTCGCCGGAGCTTTTCACACTCCCATCATGGATGGCGCAGTGGAACAACTCACACGGGCTCTAGAAGAGGTCGAGTTGTCGGACACGCGAATTCCGGTGTACAGCAACGTCGACGCGAAACCACACACTTCCGCCGACGAAATTCGTCAGTTGCTGGCACGCCAAGTCGTCAATCCAGTTCGCTGGGACGACTCCATCAACGCGATGCTCGGTGACGGAATCGATGGTTTCCTGGAAGCAGGAACCGGTCGCGTTTTGCGAGGCACGATCAAACGGATCGCTCGCAAAACACCCACGGACGGTTTCGGCGACCAACCCTGA
- the fabG gene encoding 3-oxoacyl-[acyl-carrier-protein] reductase, with product MDLSLSVDLKDQVAIVTGASQGLGRAVAVALGQNGAHVVCVARNADKLAATVAEIEAAGGKGEALPCDVTDRKAAAEAIEGTHKKHGRLDILVNNAGITRDKLMRGMSDEEWDSVIATNLTSCFVCCRSAAGVMRRSKYGRIINMASISGLIGNPGQANYSASKAGMIGMTRTMSKELVSRGVTVNAVAPGFIASEMTAELGEVVMEEVKKRIPAKRVGKPEDVAAAVLFLASRDASYISGQTIVVDGGMVG from the coding sequence ATGGATCTCTCCCTGTCGGTTGATTTGAAAGATCAGGTTGCCATCGTCACCGGTGCCAGCCAAGGTCTCGGTCGCGCGGTCGCCGTCGCACTGGGACAAAATGGAGCCCATGTGGTCTGCGTCGCTCGCAATGCAGACAAGCTGGCCGCCACCGTCGCTGAAATCGAAGCCGCCGGCGGAAAAGGCGAAGCCTTGCCTTGCGACGTCACCGATCGCAAGGCTGCGGCGGAAGCCATCGAAGGCACTCACAAGAAACACGGTCGCCTCGACATCCTGGTCAACAACGCCGGGATCACACGCGACAAACTGATGCGTGGCATGTCCGACGAAGAATGGGATTCCGTCATCGCGACGAACCTGACCAGCTGCTTCGTTTGCTGCCGGTCGGCTGCCGGCGTGATGCGTCGCAGCAAGTACGGGCGAATCATCAACATGGCCAGCATTTCAGGTTTGATCGGCAACCCCGGCCAAGCCAACTACTCGGCCAGTAAAGCGGGCATGATCGGAATGACGCGAACGATGAGCAAGGAGCTTGTCTCTCGCGGTGTGACCGTCAACGCGGTCGCTCCCGGCTTCATCGCCAGCGAAATGACCGCTGAACTTGGTGAAGTCGTCATGGAAGAAGTCAAAAAACGAATCCCGGCCAAACGCGTTGGCAAGCCCGAGGACGTCGCAGCGGCGGTCTTGTTCTTGGCCAGCCGTGATGCCAGCTACATTTCAGGGCAAACCATCGTCGTTGACGGTGGAATGGTCGGCTAA
- a CDS encoding acyl carrier protein yields the protein MASIEERVVDIVSEQLGVDKDKITRETSFVNDLGADSLDTVELVMELEEEFDISIPDDSAEKIQKVGEAIDFIEKEKGEDA from the coding sequence ATGGCGTCTATCGAAGAACGCGTGGTCGACATTGTTTCTGAACAGCTCGGCGTTGACAAAGACAAAATCACCCGCGAAACATCGTTCGTCAACGACCTCGGTGCCGACTCGCTCGATACCGTCGAATTGGTGATGGAGCTCGAAGAAGAGTTCGACATCAGCATTCCTGATGACTCCGCCGAAAAGATCCAAAAGGTCGGCGAAGCGATCGATTTCATCGAAAAGGAAAAAGGCGAAGACGCCTAG
- the fabF gene encoding beta-ketoacyl-ACP synthase II — protein MTDASSTPSYDPSMSRRVVITGLGTVTPLGCDVETLWSALLAGKSGIHELSIMDTSKYKVHFGGDIPEFNVADHVEPKEAKRLDRFTQFAVHAGAQAVLDSGIDWDKTDRNRCGVILGSGIGGLNEIEEQIERMLNKGPDRVSPFTVPKMMVNAAGGNISIRYGLKGPNYAVATACASATNAMGDALRSIRGGETDVVITGGTEAAITRMGLAAFQNMKALSTRNDDPQRASRPFDSDRDGFVLAEGAGLLVFEELEHAQARGAKIYAEVLGYGTTSDAGHITAPDPEGLGAGAAMRAAIQDSGRAATEIDYINAHGTSTPLGDKAETRAIKSVLGDHAQNVAISSTKSALGHSLGASGGIEAVILCQTIQNNVIAPTINLDTPDPNCDLDYVPNQPREQKVDVAMSNSFGFGGHNACVLFGRFSHDGS, from the coding sequence ATGACGGACGCTTCCTCAACACCTTCTTACGATCCTTCCATGTCACGACGCGTCGTGATCACCGGTTTGGGTACCGTCACACCCTTGGGATGCGACGTCGAGACTCTTTGGTCCGCCTTGTTGGCAGGCAAATCGGGAATCCATGAGTTGTCCATCATGGACACCTCGAAATACAAGGTTCACTTTGGGGGCGACATCCCTGAGTTCAACGTCGCGGACCATGTGGAACCCAAAGAGGCCAAGCGACTGGATCGATTCACTCAATTCGCCGTTCACGCCGGCGCGCAAGCCGTCCTGGATTCAGGTATCGACTGGGACAAAACCGATCGCAATCGCTGCGGCGTGATCTTGGGGTCGGGAATCGGCGGCCTGAACGAGATCGAAGAACAGATCGAGCGAATGCTCAACAAAGGGCCGGACCGTGTCAGTCCGTTCACCGTCCCGAAGATGATGGTCAACGCCGCCGGCGGTAACATTTCCATCCGGTACGGACTCAAAGGCCCCAACTACGCCGTCGCAACGGCTTGTGCCAGTGCCACCAACGCCATGGGCGACGCCCTGCGAAGCATTCGCGGCGGCGAAACCGATGTTGTGATCACGGGCGGCACCGAGGCCGCGATCACTCGAATGGGTCTGGCCGCGTTCCAAAACATGAAGGCTCTATCGACTCGCAACGATGATCCGCAACGTGCCAGCCGTCCGTTTGACTCCGACCGAGACGGATTTGTTCTCGCCGAAGGTGCCGGACTGCTCGTCTTCGAGGAACTCGAACACGCACAAGCCCGCGGCGCGAAGATCTATGCGGAAGTCCTGGGCTATGGAACAACCAGCGACGCGGGTCATATCACCGCTCCGGATCCAGAAGGATTGGGCGCCGGCGCTGCGATGCGAGCCGCGATTCAGGACAGTGGCCGCGCGGCGACTGAAATCGATTACATTAATGCACATGGGACCAGCACACCTTTGGGTGACAAAGCTGAAACTCGCGCGATCAAGTCAGTCTTGGGCGACCACGCCCAGAATGTTGCGATCAGCAGCACCAAGAGTGCCTTGGGGCACTCCCTGGGTGCGAGCGGCGGGATTGAAGCTGTGATTCTGTGTCAAACAATCCAAAACAATGTGATTGCTCCTACTATTAATCTCGACACTCCAGATCCAAATTGCGATCTCGACTATGTTCCCAACCAACCGCGGGAACAAAAGGTCGATGTGGCAATGAGCAATAGCTTCGGGTTTGGGGGTCATAACGCGTGCGTTCTCTTTGGACGATTCTCTCATGACGGCTCTTGA
- a CDS encoding response regulator transcription factor: MTALDNPNSDLFDPNASPQEDAGPEPVVYMVDDQQAELDLLQRWCSQEGLKTETFNQAEDLLKLLHADSHGCVVADLRMPRLSGLELQAEMSRRELTIPVILVTGHGDAENCRAAFQQGVFDFIEKGFRHEEILHAINSAIRKHRRDRFRYQVRKEALDLLRKISPRETEVMLLLAGGSPLKGIAQELSISVQTASKHRGSIFTKLGIDNEVDLYKMLLAAEVNLDAGPAALVPPAS; encoded by the coding sequence ATGACGGCTCTTGATAATCCGAACTCCGATTTGTTCGACCCCAATGCATCGCCTCAGGAGGACGCTGGTCCCGAACCAGTGGTCTACATGGTCGATGACCAACAAGCCGAACTGGACTTGTTGCAACGCTGGTGCTCGCAAGAAGGCTTGAAGACGGAAACGTTTAATCAGGCAGAAGACTTGCTCAAACTTTTGCATGCTGATTCGCATGGCTGCGTCGTCGCTGACTTGCGGATGCCACGACTGAGCGGCCTGGAACTGCAAGCCGAGATGTCTCGCCGCGAGTTGACCATCCCGGTCATCTTGGTCACCGGCCACGGCGACGCGGAAAATTGCCGAGCTGCTTTCCAGCAAGGCGTCTTCGACTTCATCGAAAAGGGTTTCCGCCACGAAGAAATCCTGCACGCGATCAACAGCGCGATCCGCAAACACCGTCGTGATCGCTTTCGTTATCAAGTCCGCAAAGAGGCCCTCGACTTGCTGCGAAAGATCTCGCCTCGTGAAACAGAAGTCATGCTGTTGCTCGCCGGAGGTTCGCCTCTCAAAGGCATCGCACAGGAACTCAGCATCAGCGTTCAGACCGCTTCCAAGCACCGCGGCAGTATTTTCACCAAGCTCGGCATCGATAACGAAGTCGACTTGTACAAGATGCTCCTGGCTGCCGAAGTCAACCTGGACGCCGGACCAGCCGCATTGGTCCCGCCAGCTTCCTGA